ACGCTGGACGGGATCCTCGACGACCTCGGGACCAAGATCGACCTGGTCATCAAGTTCATGGTGCGCGGCAGCGACATCGTCGAGCGCCTGGCCGGCCGCAGGGTCTGCCCGGTGTGCCGGACGGTCTACCACATGGACACCCACCCTCCGAAGGTGGACGAGATCTGCGACAACGACGGCGTGCCGCTCATCCGGCGGGATGACGACCTGGAGGAGACCACACTTCGCCGGCTGGAGATCTACGGCCAGCAGACCCGTCCCCTGTACGAGCTGTACGGCGAGAGAGGTCTTCTAACCGAGATGGACGCCCTGGGCACCACCGAAGAGGTCTTCCGGCGCCTCCTGGCGGTTGTAGGCCGCTAAGGGCTCTCGTCGCCGGCGGTCCGGCTCGACTCAATGAGGGCCTCGGACCGTGAAGCATCCAGTGAGTAGTGGATAGCCGCAATCTCCGACTTCATGTAGCGCAGGATCTCCACCATCCCGTCGAGGGCAGAGTTCATGCGTCCCGCCAGCTCGTCGACCTGCCGCCTGGCGCTCCTGTCGACCAGCCGCATCTCATGCCT
The sequence above is drawn from the Actinomycetota bacterium genome and encodes:
- a CDS encoding adenylate kinase, whose product is MRILLLGPPGAGKGTQASRLAERLGIPHIATGDMFREAAGEDTEPGRQIRKIMETGELVPDGLTNDLVRERLSRSDAQEGFILDGYPRNVEQAETLDGILDDLGTKIDLVIKFMVRGSDIVERLAGRRVCPVCRTVYHMDTHPPKVDEICDNDGVPLIRRDDDLEETTLRRLEIYGQQTRPLYELYGERGLLTEMDALGTTEEVFRRLLAVVGR